Proteins co-encoded in one Opitutus terrae PB90-1 genomic window:
- a CDS encoding energy transducer TonB, with product MKTSLKLACVFLIGALGSVATAGEIQPLKIEATTKPQLSPVMLMEGVTHGRVVFALDISEQGQITDWMVLASSHRALVSPCIEALKSWKITPATRDGQPVPVQTEITIDFTAEGVVISRTLMMDVDQHMQRLFGLRMDQPGRLTNKLDAAPTRVTTVAPRYAKDAEQKGVRGKVQVHFYIDETGAVRMPSIEESPDPYLSEMAIAAVREWKFEPPTSRGQPVLVAARQEFNFGK from the coding sequence ATGAAAACCTCTCTCAAGCTCGCATGTGTGTTTCTGATCGGCGCGCTCGGCAGCGTCGCCACGGCGGGAGAAATTCAGCCCCTCAAGATTGAAGCCACCACCAAGCCGCAGCTCAGCCCGGTGATGTTGATGGAAGGCGTCACGCACGGCCGCGTGGTCTTTGCGCTCGACATCAGCGAGCAGGGCCAGATCACCGACTGGATGGTGCTGGCCTCCTCGCATCGCGCGCTCGTGTCACCCTGCATCGAGGCGTTGAAGTCCTGGAAGATCACGCCCGCGACGCGGGACGGACAGCCCGTGCCCGTGCAAACGGAGATCACGATCGACTTCACCGCGGAAGGCGTGGTGATCAGCCGCACGTTGATGATGGACGTGGACCAGCACATGCAGCGGCTCTTTGGGCTGCGGATGGACCAGCCCGGCCGGTTGACCAACAAGCTGGATGCGGCGCCCACGCGGGTGACGACGGTGGCCCCGCGGTATGCCAAGGACGCCGAGCAAAAAGGCGTGCGCGGCAAGGTCCAGGTGCACTTCTACATCGACGAGACCGGCGCGGTCCGGATGCCGTCGATCGAGGAGAGTCCGGATCCGTATCTCTCAGAGATGGCGATCGCCGCGGTGCGCGAGTGGAAGTTCGAGCCGCCGACCTCCCGCGGTCAGCCGGTGCTGGTGGCTGCACGGCAGGAGTTCAATTTCGGGAAATAA
- a CDS encoding DoxX family protein — protein sequence MNKLLRFLQLNFIPRSTDLGLLVLRLWLGLSLLTLHGWAKLTGFGSMAGKFPDPIGMGPTVSLGLAVFAEVVCAALLALGLLTRFAALVLIIMMGVAFLVVHGRALSGPGSGEMAYLYLAGFVTVFLAGPGAYAVDRKLGARI from the coding sequence ATGAACAAACTTCTTCGCTTTCTTCAGCTCAATTTCATCCCGCGCAGCACGGATCTCGGACTGCTGGTTCTGCGGCTCTGGCTCGGACTCTCGCTGCTGACCCTGCACGGCTGGGCGAAGCTGACCGGGTTTGGCAGCATGGCAGGGAAATTTCCTGATCCGATCGGCATGGGGCCCACGGTCAGTCTCGGACTCGCCGTGTTCGCAGAGGTGGTGTGCGCGGCGCTGCTCGCGCTCGGCTTGCTGACGCGGTTCGCGGCGTTGGTGCTGATCATCATGATGGGGGTCGCCTTCCTTGTCGTGCATGGGCGTGCGCTTTCCGGCCCGGGCAGCGGCGAGATGGCGTATTTGTATCTCGCTGGTTTTGTCACGGTGTTCCTGGCCGGCCCGGGGGCGTATGCGGTGGACCGGAAGCTCGGGGCGAGAATCTGA
- a CDS encoding VOC family protein, whose amino-acid sequence MKTCTTTVTLTADRDAVYSFLAEIRNLPRWAPALVRRLRQEGHHWRALTPGGEDYVAVVPDARTGVLDLFVGQRPDEMAPVPLRVIRQGGGAAVICSYFLPAGWSEEVGERYHNALVAGLRGLGARFGGGEVAAPQPGPNGFYPSVVTARFYETWDFYTTHLGFRTVCENDVYVHLVHPGGAQLGLLREELEGMPAELIGATNGHGFWLNVEVADADAEQLRLAREGVEIFEPAEDKPWGNRQLLVRDPNGVLIAIAHRIPIAVNSPAFLPAAS is encoded by the coding sequence ATGAAGACTTGCACCACCACTGTGACCCTCACCGCGGATCGGGACGCGGTTTATTCGTTCCTGGCTGAGATCAGAAACCTGCCACGTTGGGCGCCGGCGCTGGTGCGCCGGCTGCGGCAGGAAGGGCACCACTGGCGCGCGCTCACGCCGGGCGGCGAAGACTATGTGGCCGTGGTGCCGGATGCGCGCACCGGCGTGCTGGACCTGTTCGTCGGACAACGACCTGACGAGATGGCGCCAGTGCCGCTGCGCGTGATCCGGCAGGGCGGAGGCGCGGCGGTGATCTGTTCGTACTTTCTGCCGGCGGGTTGGTCCGAGGAGGTGGGCGAACGCTATCACAACGCGCTCGTGGCCGGGCTGCGTGGACTCGGGGCCCGGTTCGGCGGCGGCGAGGTGGCCGCGCCGCAGCCGGGGCCGAACGGGTTTTACCCGAGCGTGGTCACGGCACGTTTTTACGAGACGTGGGATTTCTACACGACGCACCTCGGGTTCCGCACGGTGTGTGAGAACGATGTGTACGTGCACCTCGTGCATCCGGGCGGCGCGCAACTCGGCCTGTTGCGGGAGGAGTTGGAAGGCATGCCGGCGGAGTTGATCGGCGCGACGAATGGACACGGGTTCTGGCTCAATGTCGAAGTCGCCGATGCCGACGCGGAACAGCTGCGGCTCGCTCGTGAAGGCGTGGAAATCTTCGAACCCGCGGAGGACAAGCCGTGGGGCAATCGGCAACTCCTGGTGCGCGATCCCAACGGCGTGTTGATTGCGATCGCGCATCGGATTCCGATCGCGGTGAATTCCCCGGCGTTTTTGCCCGCCGCTTCGTGA
- a CDS encoding VOC family protein: MNATTPAAVRVTEIAFTGYPVTNMARARVFYENVLGLKPGATFGEGDKQWVEYDIGAGTLAITNMAAEWQPAAQGPSIALEVEDFDAAIEALRQAGVTFTVPPTASPVCRLAVCLDPDGNSLAVHKRNPH; the protein is encoded by the coding sequence ATGAATGCGACCACCCCTGCTGCGGTTCGAGTGACAGAGATCGCGTTCACCGGTTATCCGGTGACGAACATGGCCCGGGCGCGGGTCTTTTATGAAAACGTGCTGGGGCTGAAGCCCGGCGCGACCTTCGGCGAAGGCGACAAGCAATGGGTCGAATACGACATCGGCGCGGGGACGCTCGCCATCACGAACATGGCGGCAGAGTGGCAGCCCGCGGCGCAGGGGCCTTCGATCGCATTGGAGGTCGAAGACTTCGATGCGGCAATCGAGGCGCTGCGTCAGGCCGGGGTGACGTTCACGGTGCCGCCGACGGCGAGCCCGGTGTGCCGGCTCGCAGTCTGCCTGGACCCGGACGGCAACAGCCTCGCGGTGCACAAGCGCAATCCGCACTGA
- a CDS encoding helix-turn-helix transcriptional regulator has translation MNRTDRLVAMVMYLQGRRVVKAEELARHFEVNIRTIYRDVAALGEAGVPVAGEAGVGYSLVRGYHLPPVMFTAEEAIALFIGGEMVKQFADASLTGPMDSAVLKIRSVLPRERQDDLERLTRATAIFGSPRLSTGIDQRTLLPIEQAIVSSRVLRMTYRGRARAEETRRDVEPLGVTYHDGVWYLVAWCRLRKDLRYFRLDRVRALEVLGERFAPRPDFSLRRFLEQNMDDRERVAAKIWFAEDALDRVRRESYNGVVALRPEGAGAEVELKTFSLEWLARWILSFGAEAEARSPAKLRALVRQEAEAVAQRYGDA, from the coding sequence ATGAATCGGACCGACCGGCTCGTTGCGATGGTGATGTACCTGCAAGGGCGGCGCGTCGTGAAAGCCGAGGAGCTGGCGCGGCACTTCGAGGTCAATATCCGCACAATCTACCGCGACGTCGCCGCCCTCGGCGAGGCGGGCGTGCCGGTCGCCGGCGAAGCGGGCGTCGGCTACAGCCTCGTGCGGGGCTACCATCTGCCGCCGGTCATGTTTACGGCGGAAGAGGCGATCGCGCTGTTCATCGGCGGCGAGATGGTGAAACAGTTCGCCGATGCGTCGCTGACCGGGCCGATGGATTCCGCGGTGTTGAAAATCCGCTCCGTACTCCCGCGCGAGCGGCAGGACGATCTCGAACGACTCACGCGCGCCACGGCCATTTTTGGTTCGCCGCGGCTGTCCACCGGAATCGATCAACGAACGCTGCTCCCCATCGAGCAGGCGATCGTGTCGTCCCGCGTGCTGCGGATGACCTATCGCGGTCGGGCGCGGGCCGAGGAAACGCGACGCGACGTGGAGCCGCTGGGCGTGACTTATCACGACGGCGTCTGGTATCTCGTCGCGTGGTGCCGGCTGCGGAAAGATCTCAGGTATTTCCGGCTCGATCGCGTGAGGGCGCTGGAGGTGCTGGGTGAGCGGTTCGCGCCGCGGCCGGATTTTTCGCTGCGGCGGTTTCTCGAGCAAAACATGGACGACCGGGAGCGGGTCGCGGCGAAGATCTGGTTTGCCGAGGACGCGCTCGATCGCGTGCGGCGCGAGAGTTACAACGGCGTCGTGGCATTGCGGCCGGAGGGCGCCGGCGCCGAGGTGGAGTTGAAAACGTTTTCACTGGAATGGCTCGCGCGCTGGATCTTGTCGTTCGGCGCCGAAGCCGAGGCGCGTTCGCCGGCGAAGCTGCGCGCGCTCGTGCGCCAGGAGGCCGAAGCCGTGGCGCAGCGGTACGGCGACGCGTGA
- a CDS encoding DNA-3-methyladenine glycosylase I has product MPAPRPCPWPKTPLDLKYHDTEWGVPLHDDRRLFEFLILEGAQAGLSWSTILAKRENYRRAFDGFDARKIARYDQRKIDALLADAGIVRNRLKIAATIQNAKAFLAVQREFGSFDRYVWAFVLGKPIVNHHRTVQTVPAHTHESDALSRDLLARGFKFVGTTICYAFMQACGLVNDHLVTCPRHAACQATAR; this is encoded by the coding sequence ATGCCCGCCCCCCGTCCCTGCCCCTGGCCCAAGACTCCGCTCGACCTCAAATATCACGACACCGAGTGGGGCGTGCCGCTGCACGATGATCGCAGACTGTTCGAGTTCCTGATCCTCGAAGGCGCGCAGGCCGGGCTCAGCTGGTCCACGATCCTGGCCAAGCGCGAAAACTATCGGCGCGCGTTCGATGGCTTCGACGCACGGAAGATCGCGCGCTACGATCAACGCAAGATCGACGCGCTGCTCGCCGATGCGGGCATCGTGCGCAACCGGCTGAAGATCGCCGCCACGATCCAAAACGCGAAGGCGTTTCTCGCGGTGCAGCGCGAGTTCGGCAGCTTCGACCGCTACGTGTGGGCCTTCGTGCTCGGGAAACCGATCGTGAATCACCACCGTACCGTGCAAACCGTCCCAGCGCACACGCACGAGAGCGACGCGCTCAGCCGCGATCTGCTCGCGCGTGGATTCAAGTTCGTGGGCACCACGATCTGCTATGCGTTCATGCAGGCCTGCGGGCTGGTCAACGACCATCTCGTCACGTGTCCGCGTCACGCCGCCTGTCAGGCGACGGCACGGTAG
- a CDS encoding succinate CoA transferase yields the protein MSLPFPVLTAEEAAAMVHDRQTIGFGGFTAAGACKVIPLAIAARAKAEHAAGRPFKLGVITGASTGKSLDGALAAAEAIDWRTPYQSDPTLRKSINEGKTRFFDLHLSAVQPTVRSGVLGKVHWAIVEASDVKADGTVTLSTSVGAANTFIRLADRVLIELNAHHPAALTGFHDLYEPADPPHRREIPLYAPTDRIGSPVVKIDPKKIAGVVKTNNPDETGAFDQPDEVTNRIGENVAAFLASELKIGRLPSSFLPLQSGVGNIANAVIGALGSNKGIPPFMMYTEVIQDSVIDLIKSGKCTFASGCSLTVSPQKLTDIYRDLEFFRPRMVLRPQEISNAPELVRRLGLITVNTAIEVDLFGNVNSTHVMGKDLMNGIGGSGDFTRNAHVSIYTCPSVAKGGKISTIVPLVTHLDHSEHSVQIVVTEYGVADLRGKAPADRARLMIEKCAHPDYRTLLSAYLDISSKGHVPQTLQNAFSMHLAFLQQGDMRQAKWVA from the coding sequence ATGAGTCTGCCCTTTCCCGTTCTCACTGCGGAAGAAGCCGCTGCCATGGTGCACGATCGTCAGACGATCGGTTTCGGTGGTTTTACCGCCGCCGGCGCCTGCAAAGTGATCCCGCTCGCCATCGCGGCGCGCGCCAAAGCCGAACACGCCGCAGGTCGACCGTTCAAGCTGGGCGTGATCACCGGCGCCTCGACCGGCAAGTCGCTCGACGGCGCGCTCGCCGCCGCCGAGGCGATCGACTGGCGCACGCCTTATCAGTCGGATCCGACGCTGCGCAAATCGATCAACGAAGGGAAAACCCGCTTCTTCGATCTGCACCTTTCGGCGGTGCAGCCGACCGTGCGCAGCGGCGTGCTGGGCAAGGTGCACTGGGCGATCGTCGAGGCCAGCGACGTGAAGGCGGACGGCACGGTGACGCTCTCGACCTCCGTCGGCGCAGCCAACACGTTCATCCGGCTCGCGGATCGCGTGTTGATCGAGCTCAACGCGCATCATCCGGCGGCGCTCACCGGTTTCCACGATCTCTACGAGCCGGCCGATCCGCCGCACCGCCGTGAGATTCCGCTCTATGCGCCCACCGATCGCATCGGTTCGCCCGTGGTCAAGATCGACCCGAAGAAGATCGCCGGCGTGGTGAAGACCAACAATCCCGACGAGACCGGCGCGTTCGATCAACCCGACGAAGTGACCAACCGCATCGGTGAGAACGTCGCCGCGTTCCTCGCGAGCGAACTCAAGATCGGCCGGCTGCCCTCGAGTTTTCTGCCGTTGCAGTCCGGCGTGGGCAACATCGCCAACGCGGTCATCGGCGCGCTCGGTTCGAACAAGGGCATCCCGCCGTTCATGATGTACACCGAGGTGATCCAGGACTCGGTGATCGATCTCATCAAATCGGGCAAGTGCACCTTCGCCAGCGGCTGCTCGCTGACGGTCAGCCCGCAAAAGCTCACCGACATTTACCGCGACTTGGAATTCTTCCGTCCGCGCATGGTGTTGCGTCCGCAGGAAATCAGCAACGCGCCGGAACTCGTGCGCCGACTGGGGCTGATCACGGTGAACACCGCGATCGAAGTCGACCTGTTCGGCAACGTGAACAGCACGCACGTGATGGGCAAGGACCTGATGAACGGCATCGGCGGCTCCGGCGATTTCACGCGCAACGCGCATGTGTCGATCTACACCTGCCCGTCGGTCGCGAAGGGCGGCAAGATCAGCACGATCGTCCCGCTCGTCACGCACCTCGATCACAGCGAACATTCGGTGCAGATCGTCGTGACGGAGTACGGCGTCGCCGACCTGCGCGGCAAGGCGCCGGCGGATCGGGCGCGGTTGATGATCGAAAAGTGCGCGCATCCCGACTATCGGACGCTGCTCAGCGCTTACCTCGACATCTCGAGCAAGGGCCACGTGCCGCAGACGCTGCAGAACGCGTTCAGCATGCATCTCGCGTTCCTTCAGCAGGGTGACATGCGCCAGGCGAAGTGGGTGGCGTAA
- a CDS encoding lactonase family protein, which produces MSTHHLFIGPYTRDGSKGIYALQLDAATGRLSDAVLAAETRNPSYLTLAVDRRTLYAVSESDAMAAAFAVGDDRVHLTALAATQAAGGKAPCHLAVDRTGRALLVANYHTGVVASLPINPDGSLRPPASIIHHTGSSVHLERQATAHAHCVTLSPDNRFVFVCDLGLDKIFIYRLDPGSAQLSPAEPPFLPTPAGSGPRHLTFAPDGRHAFLVTELGGTLIAYRYDAAHGTLTATDQKSTLAPDYRGENTSAAVRVHPLGRFVYASNRGPDNIAVFAFDEASERLALVELVPSGGQGPRDFALSPDGQWLVAAHQFSDVITVFRVDRSTGRLTPTPHRARVSTPVCVLFLD; this is translated from the coding sequence ATGTCCACTCATCATCTTTTCATCGGTCCCTACACCCGCGACGGCAGCAAGGGCATCTACGCGCTGCAACTCGACGCCGCGACCGGCCGGCTGTCCGATGCCGTGCTCGCCGCCGAAACGCGCAACCCTTCCTACCTCACCCTCGCGGTGGATCGCCGAACACTTTACGCCGTGAGCGAGTCCGACGCCATGGCCGCCGCCTTCGCCGTCGGCGATGACCGGGTTCATCTCACCGCGCTGGCTGCCACGCAGGCGGCAGGCGGCAAGGCGCCCTGTCACCTCGCGGTCGATCGCACCGGCCGCGCGCTGCTGGTCGCCAATTATCACACCGGCGTCGTCGCTTCGCTGCCGATCAACCCCGACGGATCGTTGCGCCCGCCAGCGAGCATAATCCATCACACCGGCTCCAGCGTGCATCTCGAGCGTCAGGCGACGGCTCACGCACACTGCGTCACGCTCTCGCCGGACAATCGCTTCGTCTTCGTGTGCGATCTCGGGCTGGACAAGATCTTCATCTACCGACTCGACCCGGGTTCCGCCCAGCTCTCGCCCGCCGAGCCGCCATTTCTGCCCACTCCCGCCGGCTCCGGTCCGCGCCATCTCACGTTCGCGCCGGATGGACGACACGCCTTCCTCGTGACCGAGTTGGGCGGCACGCTCATCGCGTACCGTTACGATGCGGCGCATGGCACACTCACGGCGACCGACCAAAAATCCACGCTCGCGCCTGACTATCGCGGCGAAAACACCTCCGCGGCGGTGCGCGTGCACCCGCTCGGCCGCTTTGTCTACGCGTCGAACCGCGGTCCCGACAATATCGCGGTATTCGCCTTCGACGAGGCCAGCGAACGGCTCGCGCTGGTCGAACTCGTGCCGAGCGGCGGGCAGGGTCCGCGCGATTTCGCGCTCTCGCCCGACGGCCAGTGGCTCGTCGCCGCCCACCAGTTTTCGGATGTGATCACCGTGTTCCGCGTGGACCGCTCGACGGGACGGCTCACGCCTACGCCGCACCGCGCTCGCGTCTCCACGCCGGTGTGCGTGCTGTTCCTCGACTGA
- a CDS encoding response regulator, whose amino-acid sequence MKPRSILIVDDDAELCEVMKQVLEDHGDRVTCAADGVQASKAIAEAGFDLVITDLIMPEKDGIQLMNEIRRKYPKIPVVAMSGGGHVPREQYLRIARGLGAHAVLEKPFANQTLIDAVEQTLPREA is encoded by the coding sequence ATGAAACCGCGCTCCATCCTGATCGTCGATGATGACGCTGAACTGTGCGAGGTGATGAAGCAGGTGCTCGAGGATCACGGGGATCGCGTGACGTGTGCCGCCGACGGCGTGCAGGCGAGCAAAGCGATCGCGGAAGCGGGCTTCGATCTGGTGATCACTGACCTCATCATGCCGGAGAAGGATGGCATTCAGCTGATGAACGAGATTCGCCGGAAGTATCCGAAGATTCCGGTGGTGGCGATGTCGGGCGGCGGGCACGTGCCGCGCGAGCAGTATTTGCGGATCGCGCGCGGGCTCGGCGCCCATGCCGTGCTGGAAAAGCCGTTCGCGAATCAGACCTTGATCGACGCCGTGGAGCAAACGCTGCCACGCGAGGCCTGA
- the hflX gene encoding GTPase HflX — protein sequence MAVFPTEKPSKLERAFLIGVQTSDMPAGEGTELLAELKELVENLRLTVVSSTLVKLRSPTPALLLGSGKAQELAALAKADGADVIVFDEQLSPAQQRNWEELTGLAVIDREEVILEVFADRAHTREAVLQVGLARMEYSLPRLTRAWTHLSRQRGKGALGGEGETQLEQDRRIVRDRIAHLKAELAEVVQQRGVQRRRRLRVPVPTASIVGYTNAGKSSLLNALTGATVLAEDKLFATLDPTTRQLQLRGNQKLLVTDTVGFIRRLPHRLVEAFKATLEEVVVADFLIHVLDVANPDFEKHHATTLGVLQELGAADKTILTVFNKVDIAAPEMLARARHLVPDGLFVSARTRAGFDVLETRCVELIADSFGSTELLVPHDRFDVVARLHELGDIQEQEHVDGAVRIKGRFPAAQSAYFAPFVVAK from the coding sequence ATGGCCGTATTTCCCACCGAAAAGCCCTCCAAGCTCGAACGCGCTTTCCTCATCGGCGTCCAGACGTCCGACATGCCCGCCGGCGAAGGCACCGAGTTGCTCGCCGAACTCAAGGAGCTGGTGGAGAACCTGCGGCTCACGGTCGTCTCCTCCACGCTGGTGAAGCTGCGCTCGCCTACCCCGGCCTTGCTGCTCGGCAGCGGCAAGGCGCAGGAGCTCGCCGCACTCGCGAAAGCCGACGGCGCCGATGTGATCGTGTTCGACGAGCAGCTCTCGCCGGCGCAGCAGCGCAACTGGGAGGAACTCACCGGCCTGGCCGTGATCGATCGGGAGGAAGTGATTCTCGAGGTGTTCGCCGATCGCGCGCATACGCGCGAGGCGGTGTTGCAGGTCGGGCTCGCCCGGATGGAATACTCACTGCCGCGGCTGACGCGGGCGTGGACGCATTTGTCGCGCCAGCGCGGCAAAGGCGCGCTCGGTGGCGAGGGCGAAACGCAGCTCGAACAGGACCGCCGGATCGTGCGCGATCGGATTGCGCACCTGAAGGCCGAGCTCGCCGAGGTGGTGCAGCAGCGTGGCGTGCAGCGCCGGCGGCGCCTGCGCGTGCCCGTGCCCACCGCCTCGATCGTCGGTTACACCAACGCCGGCAAATCCTCCCTGCTCAACGCGCTCACCGGTGCGACCGTGCTCGCCGAGGACAAGCTCTTCGCCACGCTCGATCCGACCACACGTCAGCTGCAGCTGCGCGGCAACCAAAAGCTGCTCGTCACCGACACGGTCGGCTTCATCCGCCGGCTGCCGCACCGGCTGGTCGAGGCGTTCAAGGCGACGCTCGAGGAGGTCGTCGTCGCCGATTTTCTGATTCACGTCCTCGACGTCGCGAACCCCGACTTCGAAAAGCATCACGCCACCACGCTCGGCGTGCTGCAGGAACTCGGCGCCGCGGACAAAACGATTCTCACCGTCTTCAACAAGGTCGACATCGCCGCGCCGGAGATGCTCGCGCGGGCCCGGCACCTCGTGCCCGACGGGCTTTTCGTCAGCGCGCGCACCCGCGCAGGGTTCGATGTGCTGGAGACGCGGTGTGTCGAGCTGATCGCGGACTCGTTCGGCTCCACCGAACTGCTCGTGCCCCATGACCGCTTCGACGTCGTTGCCCGGTTGCACGAGCTCGGCGACATTCAGGAGCAGGAACACGTCGACGGAGCCGTGCGCATCAAGGGCCGGTTCCCTGCCGCGCAGTCCGCCTATTTCGCGCCGTTCGTGGTGGCAAAATAG
- a CDS encoding Dabb family protein yields MLVHSVFFWLKPDLTAEQRAEFRRGVESLVAIKAIEKAYVGTPAKTAKRPVIEDTYSVALTVVCKDVAAHDAYQVDPVHLKFVERFKSFWSRVQIYDAE; encoded by the coding sequence ATGTTGGTTCACAGTGTATTTTTCTGGTTGAAGCCCGACCTTACGGCGGAGCAGCGCGCGGAATTTCGTCGCGGCGTTGAATCGCTGGTGGCGATCAAAGCGATCGAGAAGGCTTACGTCGGTACGCCCGCGAAGACCGCGAAGCGGCCGGTCATCGAGGATACGTATTCCGTGGCGCTGACGGTGGTCTGCAAGGACGTCGCGGCGCATGATGCGTATCAGGTCGACCCCGTGCACCTGAAGTTTGTCGAGCGGTTCAAAAGTTTTTGGAGCCGCGTGCAGATTTACGACGCGGAGTAG
- the mtnA gene encoding S-methyl-5-thioribose-1-phosphate isomerase, whose amino-acid sequence MNVHGRPMRTIWLAADGSAVEIIDQTRLPHGFAIARLETLADAAHAIRAMLVRGAPLIGATAAWGLWLALCRDATDAALAQAHATLLATRPTAVNLRWALDRVRARVAPLPATERAAAARGLAIAMCDEDVALNRGIASAGLPLIRAIAARKRPDERVNILTHCNAGWLAAVDVGTATAPIYAAHDAGLAVHVWVDETRPRNQGASLTAWELLNHGVPHTVIADNAGGHLMQHGHVDLVIVGTDRTTATGDVANKIGTYLKALAAHDNGVPFYVAAPSPSIDWTLHDGRREIPIEERGAEELAQITGRLADGTVASVSVLPAGSAAANPAFDVTPARLVTGLITERGVCSATAEGLRTLFPGHASKP is encoded by the coding sequence ATGAACGTTCACGGCCGTCCGATGCGCACGATCTGGCTCGCTGCCGATGGGAGCGCGGTGGAAATCATCGACCAGACCCGGCTGCCGCATGGGTTCGCGATCGCGCGACTCGAGACGCTGGCGGACGCCGCGCACGCGATCCGCGCGATGCTCGTGCGCGGCGCGCCGCTGATCGGCGCGACGGCGGCGTGGGGGCTGTGGCTGGCGCTGTGCCGCGACGCCACCGATGCGGCGCTGGCGCAGGCGCATGCGACCTTGCTGGCGACGCGACCCACCGCCGTGAACCTCCGCTGGGCGCTCGATCGCGTGCGGGCGCGCGTGGCGCCGTTGCCGGCAACCGAGCGCGCGGCCGCAGCGCGTGGACTCGCGATCGCGATGTGCGACGAGGATGTGGCGCTGAATCGCGGCATCGCCTCGGCCGGACTGCCGCTGATCCGCGCGATCGCGGCGCGCAAGCGGCCCGACGAGCGGGTGAACATCCTCACGCACTGCAACGCGGGCTGGCTCGCCGCCGTCGACGTCGGCACGGCGACCGCGCCGATCTACGCGGCGCATGATGCCGGCCTTGCCGTGCACGTCTGGGTCGACGAGACGCGGCCGCGCAACCAGGGCGCCAGCTTGACGGCGTGGGAACTCCTGAATCACGGCGTGCCGCACACCGTGATCGCCGACAACGCTGGCGGTCACCTGATGCAGCACGGACACGTGGACTTGGTGATCGTGGGCACCGACCGCACCACCGCGACCGGCGACGTGGCGAACAAGATCGGCACCTACTTGAAGGCGCTCGCCGCGCACGACAATGGCGTGCCGTTTTACGTGGCCGCGCCGTCGCCGAGCATCGATTGGACGCTGCACGATGGGCGGCGGGAGATTCCGATCGAGGAACGTGGCGCCGAGGAACTCGCGCAGATCACGGGCCGCCTGGCCGATGGCACGGTGGCTTCGGTGTCGGTGCTGCCGGCAGGCAGCGCCGCCGCGAATCCGGCCTTCGACGTGACGCCGGCGAGACTCGTCACCGGCTTGATTACGGAACGCGGCGTGTGTTCTGCGACCGCCGAAGGGCTGCGGACGCTGTTTCCCGGTCACGCGAGCAAACCGTGA